A stretch of the Clostridium fungisolvens genome encodes the following:
- a CDS encoding metallophosphoesterase family protein: protein MDKVKILHCSDLHFDTPFTDLSSDIAEQRKEELQDTFSSIIELASNENVDAILLAGDIFDNLRVRKSTLDLLRKKLEGIPNIEVFIAPGNHDPNNDRSFYSMINWPSNVHIFGAGFIRYKLKGKNVVVYGAGFTGNYVKRSMLRDFKVDSEDEGSIKLMVLHGEVENGNNSNEYNPITTGDIENSSMNYIALGHRHQFSQIKRAGNTLYAYCGCPEGRGFDELGEKGIILGEVGLNFNTLKFIPTNKRTYMVVHVNISDAMNYDDIKEKILEVVNEESRIKDLYKIILTGEIHEDFNIDLEVMLNKLVEYFYFIKLEDSTKIKMDIAEVIEEHSVKGIFAKKVMEKMDECTEDEKSIYELALKIGIQSLSEGEIRLNDN from the coding sequence ATGGATAAGGTAAAGATATTGCACTGTAGCGACTTGCATTTTGATACTCCCTTTACTGATTTATCTAGTGATATAGCAGAGCAAAGAAAGGAAGAGCTTCAAGATACATTTAGTTCCATAATTGAATTAGCAAGTAACGAGAATGTAGATGCTATTTTATTAGCAGGTGATATTTTTGATAATTTACGTGTGAGAAAGAGCACTTTGGATTTGTTGAGAAAGAAGCTTGAAGGTATTCCTAATATAGAAGTGTTTATAGCACCTGGAAATCATGATCCTAATAACGATAGATCTTTTTATAGCATGATAAACTGGCCGAGTAACGTTCATATATTTGGGGCTGGTTTTATAAGGTATAAGCTAAAAGGAAAAAATGTCGTAGTATATGGTGCTGGTTTTACAGGTAATTATGTCAAAAGGTCTATGCTAAGAGATTTTAAAGTTGATAGTGAGGATGAAGGTTCAATAAAGTTAATGGTACTTCACGGAGAAGTGGAGAACGGAAATAATTCAAATGAATATAATCCAATAACTACTGGAGATATTGAGAACTCATCTATGAATTATATAGCGTTAGGTCATAGACACCAATTTTCTCAAATAAAAAGAGCAGGTAATACTCTGTATGCTTATTGTGGCTGCCCAGAGGGGAGAGGCTTTGATGAGTTAGGTGAAAAGGGAATTATATTAGGAGAAGTTGGACTTAATTTCAATACTCTTAAGTTTATTCCAACAAATAAGAGAACTTATATGGTGGTACATGTTAATATAAGCGATGCCATGAATTATGATGATATCAAAGAAAAAATATTGGAAGTAGTGAACGAAGAAAGTAGAATCAAAGATTTATATAAAATTATACTAACAGGAGAAATTCATGAAGATTTTAATATAGATTTAGAAGTAATGCTCAATAAGTTAGTAGAATATTTCTATTTTATTAAGTTAGAAGATTCAACAAAAATAAAAATGGATATAGCTGAAGTTATTGAAGAGCATTCTGTAAAAGGTATATTTGCAAAGAAGGTAATGGAAAAAATGGATGAATGTACTGAGGATGAAAAATCTATATATGAATTAGCATTGAAGATCGGTATACAAAGTCTTTCTGAAGGAGAGATTAGACTAAATGATAATTAA
- a CDS encoding alpha/beta-type small acid-soluble spore protein: MSRSRTLVPEAKQGLSKFKFEVARELGVPLGDYNGDLTSKQCGSVGGEMVKRMVEEFEGHMTTNH; this comes from the coding sequence ATGTCAAGATCAAGAACATTAGTTCCAGAGGCGAAACAAGGATTATCTAAGTTTAAATTTGAAGTAGCAAGAGAACTAGGAGTTCCATTAGGTGATTATAATGGAGATCTAACATCAAAACAATGTGGTTCCGTAGGTGGAGAAATGGTAAAAAGAATGGTAGAGGAATTCGAAGGACACATGACAACTAATCACTAG
- a CDS encoding peptide ABC transporter substrate-binding protein: protein MLKRNKMKVLSLILATLVVGTTFVGCGKKDDASSTAKVDQVVKYNLGAQPKTIDPGLNNSVEGGIVDVNAFEGLENVDANNKVTPGVAEKYDVSSDGTKYTFHLRKDAKWSDGKGVTANDFYYAWTRALAPETASDYAYQLYYIKNGEAYNGGKAKVADLGIKVVDDYTLEVTLEAPTAYFLALTAFPTYFPVRKDIVEANKEGWATDAKTFVSNGAYKMSEYAQKDHMTFVKNDSYWDKANVKLDKIQYTLLDNETSALNAFESGEIDATDLLPAEQKQSLIKDGKAKVYPYLGTYYYAVNVSNKNVSADVAKALSNTNVRKALSMAIDRTAIVENVTKGGEQPATSYVPKGIVDSTGKEFKNKDYLKTTADVEGAKKLLADAGYPEGKGFPKLEIKYNTGQGHQNIAQAIQEMWKKNLGIDVTLVNEERKVQLDDLTKHNFMVCRTAWIADYNDPMTFIDMYYTNGGNNNPGYTNPEYDKLVDAAKKGTDAAKRTEDMHKAEDILMNDMPIIPIYYYTNVLALKNNITDLQKSPLGFVYFRNTVVEAASK from the coding sequence ATGTTAAAAAGAAACAAAATGAAAGTTCTTTCATTAATTCTTGCTACTTTAGTAGTAGGAACAACTTTTGTAGGCTGTGGTAAAAAAGATGATGCATCTTCTACAGCAAAGGTTGATCAGGTTGTAAAGTATAACCTTGGGGCTCAACCAAAAACAATAGATCCAGGTCTAAACAACTCTGTTGAAGGCGGTATTGTTGACGTTAATGCGTTTGAAGGTTTAGAAAACGTAGATGCTAACAATAAAGTTACTCCAGGTGTTGCTGAGAAGTACGATGTTTCAAGTGATGGAACAAAGTATACTTTCCATTTAAGAAAAGATGCAAAATGGTCGGATGGAAAAGGCGTTACAGCTAATGACTTCTACTATGCTTGGACTAGAGCTTTAGCTCCAGAAACAGCATCAGATTACGCTTACCAATTATACTACATCAAAAATGGTGAAGCATATAATGGTGGAAAAGCTAAAGTTGCAGATCTAGGAATAAAAGTAGTTGATGATTATACACTAGAAGTTACACTAGAGGCTCCAACAGCTTACTTCTTAGCTTTAACAGCATTCCCAACTTACTTCCCAGTAAGAAAAGATATCGTTGAAGCTAATAAAGAAGGATGGGCTACTGATGCAAAGACATTTGTATCTAACGGAGCATACAAAATGTCTGAATATGCTCAAAAAGACCATATGACATTTGTTAAGAACGATAGCTATTGGGATAAAGCAAATGTTAAGCTTGACAAAATCCAATACACATTATTAGATAATGAAACATCTGCATTAAATGCTTTTGAATCTGGTGAAATAGATGCTACAGATTTATTACCAGCAGAACAAAAGCAAAGCTTAATCAAAGATGGTAAGGCTAAAGTTTATCCATACCTTGGAACATACTACTATGCAGTAAATGTTTCAAACAAGAACGTTTCTGCTGATGTTGCTAAAGCATTAAGCAATACTAATGTAAGAAAAGCACTTAGCATGGCAATAGATAGAACTGCTATAGTTGAAAATGTAACAAAGGGTGGAGAACAACCTGCTACATCATACGTTCCAAAGGGAATAGTTGATAGTACAGGTAAAGAATTCAAGAACAAGGATTACCTAAAGACTACAGCTGATGTTGAAGGTGCTAAGAAGTTACTTGCTGATGCTGGATATCCAGAAGGTAAGGGATTCCCTAAACTTGAAATTAAGTACAACACAGGACAAGGACATCAAAACATCGCTCAAGCTATACAAGAAATGTGGAAGAAGAACTTAGGAATCGACGTTACACTAGTTAATGAAGAAAGAAAAGTTCAATTAGATGACTTAACAAAGCATAACTTCATGGTATGTAGAACAGCATGGATTGCTGACTACAACGATCCAATGACATTTATAGATATGTACTACACTAACGGCGGAAATAACAATCCTGGTTACACTAACCCAGAATATGACAAGTTAGTTGATGCTGCTAAGAAGGGTACTGATGCTGCTAAGAGAACAGAAGATATGCATAAGGCAGAAGACATATTAATGAATGATATGCCAATAATCCCAATATACTACTACACTAACGTTCTTGCACTTAAGAATAATATAACTGATTTACAAAAATCCCCACTAGGATTTGTATACTTCAGAAATACTGTAGTAGAAGCTGCTTCTAAATAA
- a CDS encoding ABC transporter ATP-binding protein: MEEKILLEVKNLKKYFPIKKGILGTQVSNVKAVDDVSFSIKKGETLGFVGESGCGKTTTGRTIIKLYEPTDGQIIYDGKDIAKLSPGQMRPLRKKMQMIFQDPYASLDPRMTVGDIIGEAIDAQKLLGKGERNDKITYLLKKVGLNGDHGSRYPHEFSGGQRQRIGIARALAVDPEFIVCDEPISALDVSIQAQVVNMLEDLQHDLGLTYLFIAHDLSMVKHISNRIGVMYLGHLVEIGESNELYSKPLHPYTQALLSAIPIPDPDMASKNRRIVLQGETPSPIDPPVGCRFKDRCKYAKPICSQVTPVLKEVGKDHSVACHLY; encoded by the coding sequence ATGGAAGAAAAAATTTTATTAGAAGTTAAGAATTTAAAGAAATATTTCCCGATAAAAAAGGGTATACTAGGTACACAAGTGTCTAATGTTAAAGCAGTAGATGATGTATCTTTTAGCATAAAAAAAGGTGAAACATTAGGTTTTGTAGGAGAATCAGGTTGTGGTAAGACTACAACAGGTAGAACAATCATAAAACTATATGAACCAACAGATGGTCAAATAATTTATGATGGTAAGGATATAGCTAAGCTAAGTCCAGGGCAAATGCGTCCTCTTAGAAAGAAGATGCAGATGATATTCCAGGATCCATATGCATCACTTGACCCAAGAATGACTGTAGGAGATATAATAGGTGAAGCTATTGATGCTCAAAAGTTACTTGGCAAAGGTGAAAGAAATGATAAGATAACTTATCTTTTAAAGAAAGTTGGTCTTAATGGAGATCATGGATCAAGATATCCACATGAATTCTCAGGTGGACAAAGACAAAGAATTGGTATAGCTAGAGCTTTAGCAGTAGACCCAGAGTTCATAGTTTGTGATGAACCTATATCAGCTCTAGACGTTTCAATACAGGCACAAGTTGTAAATATGCTTGAAGATCTACAGCATGATTTAGGATTAACATACCTATTTATTGCTCACGATTTATCTATGGTTAAGCATATTTCTAACAGAATTGGGGTAATGTATTTAGGTCATCTAGTTGAAATAGGAGAGAGTAATGAGTTGTATAGTAAGCCATTACATCCATATACTCAAGCTTTATTATCAGCGATACCTATACCAGACCCAGATATGGCAAGTAAAAATAGAAGAATCGTATTGCAAGGAGAAACTCCTTCGCCAATAGATCCACCAGTTGGATGTAGATTCAAGGATAGATGTAAATATGCTAAGCCTATTTGTTCACAGGTAACACCTGTATTAAAAGAAGTAGGTAAAGATCATTCAGTTGCCTGTCATTTATATTAG
- a CDS encoding ABC transporter ATP-binding protein, whose protein sequence is MHERILEIDNLQTSFYTHVGEVKAVRGVSFHLNKGEVLGIVGESGSGKSITMMSIMRLLAESGKVKDGKVVFNGEEISSFTDKQMEKIRGNEISMIFQDPMTSLNPVLTVGDQLMEPLKKHLKITGEEARKKAIEMLSLVGIPSPEKRLKQFPHEFSGGMRQRVMIAMSLICNPKLIIADEPTTALDVTIQAQILELLKELKDKLNTSIIIITHDLGVVADICNRINVMYGGVVVESGTTSDIFYKSRHPYTWGLLNSVPNPKLDTKERLKPIEGTPPDLLNPPKGCPFAPRCEHAMKICMEAMPEKFNISENHYSSCWLNHPMAPKVERKLPDEAVEESPKGTGR, encoded by the coding sequence ATGCATGAAAGAATACTTGAAATAGATAATTTACAGACTTCTTTCTACACACATGTCGGAGAAGTTAAGGCGGTTAGAGGGGTATCTTTTCATTTAAACAAAGGAGAAGTACTTGGAATCGTTGGTGAGTCAGGTAGTGGTAAAAGTATCACTATGATGAGCATTATGAGACTACTTGCCGAAAGCGGAAAAGTAAAAGACGGAAAAGTAGTTTTTAATGGAGAAGAAATAAGTAGCTTTACAGATAAGCAAATGGAAAAGATCAGAGGAAATGAAATCAGTATGATATTCCAAGATCCAATGACTTCATTAAACCCAGTATTAACTGTAGGCGATCAACTTATGGAGCCATTGAAAAAACATTTAAAGATAACTGGTGAAGAAGCTAGAAAGAAAGCAATTGAAATGCTAAGTTTAGTAGGTATTCCAAGTCCAGAGAAAAGACTTAAGCAGTTCCCACATGAGTTTTCAGGTGGAATGAGACAAAGAGTTATGATAGCTATGTCTCTTATATGCAACCCTAAACTTATAATAGCTGACGAACCAACTACAGCTTTAGACGTTACAATTCAAGCTCAAATACTTGAATTACTTAAGGAATTAAAGGACAAGTTAAACACTTCAATAATAATAATAACTCACGATTTGGGAGTTGTTGCAGATATCTGTAACAGAATAAATGTTATGTATGGTGGAGTAGTAGTAGAAAGCGGAACTACAAGTGACATATTCTACAAATCAAGACATCCATATACATGGGGCCTTTTAAATAGTGTTCCTAATCCAAAGTTAGATACTAAGGAAAGATTAAAACCTATAGAAGGTACACCACCAGACTTATTAAATCCTCCTAAGGGTTGTCCTTTCGCTCCAAGATGTGAGCATGCAATGAAAATTTGTATGGAGGCTATGCCTGAGAAGTTTAATATATCAGAGAATCATTATTCATCTTGTTGGTTAAACCATCCAATGGCACCAAAGGTTGAAAGAAAATTACCTGATGAAGCAGTAGAAGAATCTCCAAAAGGCACAGGGAGGTAA
- a CDS encoding ABC transporter permease, whose product MEFTKDLFELVPDNEKDKEGVARPSMTYLQDAWRRLKQNKLALLGLAVIILMTLAAIFIPIFSHYDYSTQDFSIANKGPSAAHIFGTDKFGRDIFTRVAYGARISLTVAFVASALNVLIGIVYGGISGYFGGWVDMIMMRIVDILNSIPMLIYVILISVALGSRDIKGIIIAMTISMWTTMARIVRGQILTLKEQEFVLAAKTLGVKPFAIIFRHLIPNSMGSIIVTLTLAIPEAIFTESFLSFVGVGISAPKASWGTLASEAVEMMRTHPSQLLIPSLAICITVFAFNMLGDGLRDALDPKMRK is encoded by the coding sequence ATGGAATTTACAAAGGATCTATTTGAATTAGTTCCAGATAATGAGAAAGATAAAGAAGGTGTCGCAAGACCTTCTATGACATATTTACAAGATGCATGGAGAAGACTTAAGCAAAATAAGTTAGCCTTGTTGGGACTAGCTGTTATTATACTTATGACTTTGGCTGCTATTTTTATTCCGATATTTTCACACTATGATTATTCTACACAGGATTTTAGCATAGCTAATAAAGGACCAAGTGCAGCTCATATATTTGGAACTGATAAGTTCGGAAGAGATATTTTCACTAGAGTAGCATATGGTGCTAGAATTTCTCTTACAGTTGCTTTCGTAGCTAGTGCTTTAAATGTTCTAATAGGAATAGTATACGGTGGTATATCAGGATACTTTGGTGGCTGGGTAGATATGATAATGATGAGAATAGTAGATATACTAAACTCAATACCAATGTTAATATATGTAATACTTATAAGTGTTGCTTTAGGTTCAAGAGATATCAAAGGTATAATTATTGCTATGACAATATCGATGTGGACAACTATGGCTAGAATAGTAAGAGGACAAATCTTAACTTTAAAAGAACAAGAATTTGTACTTGCAGCTAAAACACTTGGAGTTAAGCCATTTGCAATAATATTTAGACATCTTATACCAAATAGTATGGGGTCTATAATAGTAACATTGACTTTAGCAATTCCAGAAGCTATTTTCACTGAATCATTCCTTAGCTTTGTAGGGGTAGGTATATCTGCACCTAAAGCATCATGGGGTACTCTAGCTTCTGAAGCTGTTGAAATGATGAGAACTCATCCATCACAATTATTAATTCCTTCTTTAGCAATTTGTATAACAGTTTTTGCGTTTAATATGCTTGGCGATGGTTTAAGAGATGCCTTAGACCCTAAGATGAGAAAGTAG
- a CDS encoding ABC transporter permease, with protein sequence MFKYTLKRIVISLLTIFIVITATFFLIRAIPGGPFTGEKKLPPSILENLNKKFGLDKPMSQQYTTYVSSIVTKGDLGPSMMYEGTTVNDIIKKFFPVSARLGLASVIFSLIFGVLLGILSALKENKWQDRAAMVISTIGVTVPSFVMATLLTYFFAIQLKLFPAIGLKTASSYVLPTIALGGYSMAFVSRLSRSSLVEVLRQDFIRVAKAKGLPQRVVIVKHALRNSLIPIITYVGPLLASVLTGSFVVESIFGIPGLGREFVTSIGNRDYTEIMGLTIFYCAFLVICNLVVDILYGFVDPRIKIQD encoded by the coding sequence ATGTTTAAATACACATTAAAGAGAATTGTGATAAGTTTACTTACTATATTTATAGTAATAACAGCAACTTTCTTTTTAATCAGAGCAATACCAGGGGGACCATTTACAGGAGAAAAGAAATTACCACCTTCTATACTTGAGAACTTAAATAAGAAGTTTGGACTAGATAAACCTATGTCTCAACAATACACTACATATGTTAGTAGTATTGTAACAAAAGGTGATTTAGGACCTTCTATGATGTATGAAGGAACAACTGTTAATGATATCATCAAGAAGTTTTTCCCGGTTTCAGCAAGATTAGGATTAGCCTCAGTTATATTTTCATTAATATTCGGAGTACTACTAGGTATCCTTTCAGCATTAAAGGAAAACAAATGGCAGGATAGAGCTGCAATGGTAATATCAACCATAGGTGTAACAGTGCCAAGCTTTGTTATGGCTACATTGTTAACTTATTTCTTTGCAATACAATTAAAATTATTCCCAGCAATAGGCTTGAAGACAGCTTCTTCATATGTTTTACCTACTATAGCATTAGGCGGTTACTCAATGGCTTTCGTATCTAGATTATCAAGATCAAGCTTAGTTGAAGTACTAAGACAAGATTTTATAAGAGTTGCAAAAGCAAAAGGACTACCACAAAGAGTTGTAATAGTAAAACATGCGCTTAGAAATTCGCTTATTCCAATAATTACTTATGTAGGACCACTTTTAGCGTCAGTACTTACAGGAAGCTTTGTAGTTGAATCTATTTTCGGTATTCCTGGACTAGGAAGAGAATTTGTTACAAGTATTGGTAACAGAGATTACACTGAAATAATGGGATTAACAATTTTCTATTGTGCATTCCTAGTAATATGTAATTTAGTTGTTGATATTTTATATGGATTTGTAGATCCTAGAATTAAAATACAAGATTAG
- a CDS encoding CBS domain-containing protein, with product MLVKTIILPKKDLITVTSDTTIGRALEIMDQNKFLSIPVVDGEYFKGSIAQDIIYKFYFEKGADKKSLLEDFSVSHLLTKSIPKINLYEEVEKAVGLLEETHVSFVAVVDEFDKFVGILTHHAVFEQYTNVFGLNKGERMAVTAYDVPGQISRLSKILTENQADIISFVVIDPKSVTDVREIVVRMKTKNLEIIKEKVKAAGFKVV from the coding sequence ATGCTAGTAAAAACTATAATATTGCCAAAAAAAGATTTAATAACAGTCACATCTGATACAACAATAGGAAGAGCCTTAGAGATAATGGATCAAAATAAATTTTTATCAATTCCTGTTGTTGATGGAGAATATTTTAAAGGATCAATAGCACAAGACATTATTTATAAGTTTTATTTTGAAAAAGGTGCTGATAAGAAGAGTTTATTGGAAGACTTCTCAGTATCTCACCTACTAACAAAAAGCATACCTAAGATAAATCTTTATGAAGAAGTTGAGAAAGCAGTAGGATTACTAGAAGAAACTCATGTTTCCTTTGTCGCAGTTGTTGATGAGTTTGATAAGTTTGTAGGTATTTTAACTCATCATGCCGTGTTTGAACAGTATACTAATGTATTTGGACTTAACAAAGGTGAAAGAATGGCAGTTACTGCTTATGATGTTCCTGGACAAATATCAAGGTTATCAAAAATACTTACAGAAAATCAAGCTGATATAATCAGTTTTGTTGTAATAGATCCAAAAAGTGTTACAGATGTAAGAGAAATAGTTGTAAGAATGAAGACTAAGAATTTAGAGATAATTAAAGAAAAAGTTAAGGCTGCAGGGTTTAAGGTAGTCTAG
- a CDS encoding metal ABC transporter substrate-binding protein: MKKFDMKKFTFVLIGINIIFFIFISTYYKPKVVNTINDDVEQRDTYLNIITTNKFIYSATKQLVKDKHNVTYMFNNNFDSLNFKFTNDSLDNVSKYDLLLYMGSSSEPWINDFIDGLKKGKVGIVNLSRGTKTLNYIKSQNIAGYDIKINPYYWLSPDEYKIMLYNIKSSIQDKDPKNRDFYEENYEEMISELDKDSKDVKDSISALNGYTIYTTDEDLDYLTKYLGVDVIKLTDLTKIDDYKKMLGESASKTLILYSDQAKFNEFISKINGASYYQMQIKIPQYDDQYRYYLENISLKFKGLNKKL, translated from the coding sequence ATGAAAAAATTTGATATGAAAAAGTTCACTTTTGTATTGATAGGTATCAATATAATTTTTTTCATATTTATAAGCACATATTATAAGCCAAAGGTAGTTAATACAATAAATGATGATGTAGAACAACGGGATACATATTTAAACATAATAACTACAAATAAGTTTATTTATTCTGCAACTAAACAACTGGTAAAAGATAAACACAATGTAACATACATGTTTAATAATAACTTTGACAGTCTAAACTTTAAGTTTACAAATGATTCTTTGGATAATGTTTCAAAATATGATCTGCTTTTATATATGGGATCTAGTTCTGAGCCTTGGATAAATGATTTTATAGATGGTTTAAAAAAAGGAAAAGTAGGTATTGTTAATCTTTCTAGAGGAACTAAAACATTGAACTATATAAAGTCTCAGAATATAGCAGGGTATGATATAAAAATAAATCCTTATTATTGGTTAAGTCCTGACGAATATAAAATTATGCTTTATAACATAAAAAGTTCAATTCAAGATAAAGATCCGAAAAACAGGGATTTCTATGAAGAGAATTACGAAGAGATGATATCAGAACTAGATAAAGATAGTAAAGATGTGAAGGATTCCATAAGTGCTCTAAATGGATATACTATATATACAACAGATGAAGACTTAGATTATCTTACTAAGTATTTAGGCGTCGATGTTATAAAACTCACGGATTTAACTAAAATTGATGATTATAAAAAAATGCTTGGGGAATCAGCAAGTAAAACTTTAATATTATATAGTGATCAGGCTAAATTTAATGAGTTTATCAGTAAGATAAATGGAGCATCCTATTATCAAATGCAGATTAAGATACCTCAATATGATGATCAATATAGATATTATTTAGAAAATATAAGTCTAAAATTTAAGGGATTAAATAAAAAGTTATAA
- a CDS encoding HD domain-containing phosphohydrolase, whose amino-acid sequence MQVSIDTIIPALSITVSLAEKSVEKVVRENLNGVTIQDIVFDDYTYHSKRAAYIALELGNALQLDEDTYKDLYMCSLLHDIGYGNVLYKNYSVDEIIGIHCLEGSNIVKHIPKICYLSDAILYHHEHWDGNGVFQKKETEIPIISQILRMSDIIDSEYNTHAPYFEQKDKIKGLISDNVNRIFSQHIYEAFLKISSADEFWLNLENNRYLDLVIKHLIPPIDIKLNMQELINIGEIFADMIDAKSEFTAMHSRGIAELAYMVSKHIGYDDEKCLKMKLAGLFHDIGKLAIPSKILDKNGPLDGDEFSRIKSHAYFTRLILDSMDGIEEISNWASNHHEKLNGNGYPRGISGDLLSEECRVMAVCDIYQALTEDRPYRKGMNKDMAFCILDTMVEDGSICKIAVENLKNALG is encoded by the coding sequence ATGCAAGTTTCAATCGATACTATAATACCTGCTTTATCAATAACAGTATCTCTAGCGGAGAAGTCCGTTGAAAAGGTTGTTAGAGAGAACTTAAATGGGGTAACAATCCAAGACATCGTATTTGATGATTATACATATCATTCAAAGCGAGCTGCATATATAGCTTTAGAACTTGGAAATGCCTTGCAGCTAGACGAAGATACTTATAAAGATCTATATATGTGTTCATTGTTACATGACATAGGCTATGGAAATGTATTATATAAAAATTATTCAGTTGATGAAATAATAGGTATTCATTGTCTAGAAGGTTCAAATATAGTAAAACATATCCCAAAGATATGTTACCTTTCCGACGCAATACTTTATCATCACGAGCACTGGGATGGAAATGGAGTCTTTCAGAAAAAAGAAACTGAGATACCCATAATTAGTCAGATACTTAGAATGAGTGATATAATAGACTCAGAGTACAATACCCACGCTCCATATTTTGAACAAAAGGACAAAATAAAAGGCTTAATTTCAGATAATGTTAACAGAATTTTTTCACAGCATATCTACGAAGCCTTTCTTAAAATTAGTTCTGCTGATGAATTTTGGTTAAACCTTGAAAACAATAGATATCTAGATTTGGTCATAAAACATCTAATTCCACCTATAGACATAAAGCTAAACATGCAGGAATTAATAAACATAGGTGAAATATTTGCTGATATGATAGACGCTAAAAGTGAATTTACCGCTATGCACTCACGTGGTATTGCTGAACTTGCATATATGGTTTCTAAGCATATTGGGTATGATGATGAAAAATGCCTAAAAATGAAGCTTGCTGGGCTTTTTCACGATATCGGAAAGCTTGCTATACCATCAAAAATTTTAGACAAGAACGGCCCACTGGATGGTGACGAATTTTCAAGAATAAAATCTCATGCTTATTTTACTAGATTGATATTAGATTCAATGGATGGTATAGAGGAGATAAGTAATTGGGCTTCTAATCACCATGAAAAACTAAATGGAAACGGCTATCCTAGAGGGATAAGCGGTGATTTACTATCCGAAGAATGTAGGGTCATGGCAGTTTGCGATATATATCAAGCTCTTACTGAAGACAGACCTTACCGTAAAGGAATGAATAAAGATATGGCATTTTGCATCCTTGATACTATGGTTGAAGATGGATCAATATGCAAGATCGCAGTAGAAAATTTAAAAAATGCTCTTGGGTAA
- the tsaE gene encoding tRNA (adenosine(37)-N6)-threonylcarbamoyltransferase complex ATPase subunit type 1 TsaE, producing the protein MEFIINSVDNTIELGKKIGSMCNPGDIFCLTGDLGTGKTHITKGIAEGLNVQEHITSPTFNIVNEYHSGRLSLFHFDVYRVSDPDEIYEIGFDEYIFGNGVSVIEWANYIEELIPNQFVHIKLEKLPDKEDSSRKVTIKYFGNRYDYLKELSI; encoded by the coding sequence ATGGAATTTATAATTAATTCTGTTGATAATACTATTGAGCTCGGAAAAAAAATAGGTTCTATGTGTAATCCAGGTGATATCTTTTGTCTTACCGGTGACTTAGGTACAGGAAAGACTCATATAACTAAAGGTATAGCTGAAGGTCTTAATGTTCAAGAACACATAACTAGCCCTACTTTTAACATTGTTAATGAGTACCATAGTGGCAGACTATCTTTATTTCATTTTGATGTATATAGAGTATCAGATCCTGATGAAATATATGAAATAGGATTTGATGAATATATATTTGGAAATGGCGTAAGTGTTATAGAATGGGCCAATTACATAGAAGAACTTATCCCTAATCAGTTTGTTCATATAAAATTAGAAAAACTTCCTGATAAGGAAGACAGCTCAAGAAAAGTAACAATAAAATATTTCGGAAATAGATATGATTATCTTAAGGAGTTAAGTATATGA